A DNA window from Thiothrix subterranea contains the following coding sequences:
- a CDS encoding acyltransferase, whose amino-acid sequence MTDIFIHPTAIVDDGAQIGTGSRVWHWAHVCGGARIGNGVSLGQNVFVGNKVVIGNQCKVQNNVSVYDNVTLEDGVFCGPSMVFTNVYNPRALVERKDEYRNTLVKRGATLGANCTIVCGVSVGEYAFIGAGTVVNKDVPAYALMVGVPAKQIGWMSEYGEKLDLPLTGDGMATCPHTGKAYMLKAGQVTTEG is encoded by the coding sequence ATGACTGACATCTTCATCCACCCCACTGCCATTGTTGATGATGGCGCACAGATTGGCACAGGTAGCCGCGTGTGGCACTGGGCGCACGTTTGCGGTGGCGCACGTATTGGTAATGGCGTTTCGCTTGGACAAAATGTCTTTGTCGGCAACAAGGTAGTGATCGGCAATCAATGCAAAGTGCAGAACAATGTCTCGGTGTATGACAACGTAACGCTGGAAGATGGGGTGTTTTGTGGCCCTAGCATGGTGTTTACCAATGTCTATAACCCACGGGCATTAGTGGAACGTAAGGATGAATACCGCAATACCTTGGTGAAGCGCGGTGCTACCTTGGGTGCGAACTGTACCATCGTGTGTGGTGTCAGCGTCGGTGAATATGCCTTTATTGGCGCGGGTACTGTGGTCAACAAAGATGTGCCTGCTTACGCGCTCATGGTCGGTGTACCTGCCAAACAGATTGGCTGGATGAGTGAATACGGTGAAAAGCTGGATTTGCCACTGACCGGTGACGGGATGGCAACTTGCCCGCATACCGGCAAAGCCTATATGCTGAAAGCTGGTCAGGTCACAACGGAAGGATAA
- a CDS encoding glycerol-3-phosphate dehydrogenase/oxidase yields the protein MRIGIVGGGINGLCCAWVLAQAGHEVDLYERNTLASQTSRASSKLLHGGLRYLEQYEFRLVREALKERDAWLQRVPELTSPLRLVLPIYQGSQRHRWLVGAGLFLYEHLAGKSILPPAQWLTAETLLQRDPQLKAEGLLGGYAFSDGQMDDHRLALWVADQARLAGANLHEHSEVSAIDTQGHVHIAGSSYFHDRVINVGGPWAVTLLEQSGIPSPYRLDTVRGSHLVLERECQQAYLLEVPDERRIFFVLPWQGRTLVGTTEVRQQVHEPIECSVAERDYLLAAYNHYTTAPLSVANINSTFAGMRPLLYSAADPRKATREYALDRQRKLLNVFGGKWTTALALAHKVQQQLL from the coding sequence ATGCGTATCGGCATTGTCGGCGGCGGCATCAATGGCTTGTGTTGTGCGTGGGTGCTGGCACAAGCTGGGCATGAAGTTGACTTGTACGAACGCAACACCCTCGCCAGCCAAACCAGTCGTGCCTCATCCAAACTGTTACACGGTGGCTTGCGTTACCTTGAGCAATACGAGTTTCGCTTAGTACGCGAAGCTCTCAAGGAACGCGATGCATGGCTGCAACGTGTTCCTGAATTGACCAGCCCATTGCGCTTAGTGTTACCGATTTATCAGGGGTCACAACGTCATAGATGGTTAGTCGGTGCAGGTTTGTTTTTGTATGAGCATCTCGCTGGCAAAAGCATTCTTCCACCTGCTCAGTGGTTAACAGCAGAAACCTTGTTGCAACGCGATCCGCAATTAAAAGCAGAGGGGTTGTTGGGTGGTTATGCGTTTTCGGACGGACAAATGGATGATCACCGCCTTGCATTATGGGTAGCTGATCAGGCGCGGCTGGCAGGGGCGAACTTGCACGAACACTCGGAAGTGAGTGCTATTGATACGCAAGGTCATGTTCATATTGCGGGTAGCAGTTATTTTCATGACAGGGTAATCAATGTTGGTGGGCCTTGGGCAGTGACGTTACTGGAACAAAGCGGCATCCCCTCCCCTTATCGGCTTGATACCGTGCGCGGTAGCCACTTGGTGTTGGAGCGGGAATGCCAACAGGCTTATTTGCTGGAAGTTCCTGATGAACGGCGTATCTTTTTCGTCTTGCCTTGGCAAGGCAGAACGTTGGTCGGTACGACGGAAGTGCGCCAACAGGTACATGAGCCGATAGAATGTTCAGTTGCTGAACGGGATTATTTGCTGGCGGCTTATAATCATTACACCACTGCCCCACTCAGTGTCGCGAACATAAACAGTACGTTTGCGGGGATGCGCCCCTTATTGTATTCAGCCGCTGACCCGCGCAAGGCCACCCGTGAATATGCACTGGATCGCCAAAGGAAATTGCTCAATGTCTTCGGGGGCAAATGGACAACTGCCCTAGCCCTCGCTCATAAAGTACAGCAACAACTGCTGTGA
- a CDS encoding lipopolysaccharide biosynthesis protein, with the protein MKLFGNASIYFGANILNAAIPFLLLPILTRVLTPAEYGTIAMFLVMVSIFSAFTGLSVHGAIGVRYFQLSKEDLADYVTSCIGILVVSTTAVMLIVMVLHHWIIKVSGISLDWLIVAVLVSGLQFLINIRLSLWQVSGMPWHYGGLQISRSLLDALLSLILVLGLSMAWQGRLIGYSTSLLLMGVIALVWLYNDQFLRRTDTWKIHAKDALRFGIPLIPHTIGGMLMVLVDRIIINNLLGTDSVGVYMVALQMGMVIGLLTESFNKAYAPWLFKNLASEDKANKPSIVKGTYFYFFAILAVATLYGLLIPFVMPFIVGEEFLLSGEFIIYLAIGFAFGGCYYMVTNYIFFAKRTEYLALVTFGSGVLNIPITYILVQEMQLKGAAVAFLITNIITFLGTWILSNSVYKMPWLFVKRASTIT; encoded by the coding sequence ATGAAGCTGTTTGGCAATGCCTCGATTTATTTTGGGGCAAATATTCTTAATGCTGCCATTCCCTTCCTGTTACTACCAATATTAACCCGTGTATTAACGCCAGCAGAATATGGCACAATTGCCATGTTTCTAGTCATGGTAAGTATTTTCAGTGCTTTCACAGGGTTAAGTGTGCATGGTGCGATAGGTGTACGCTATTTTCAATTATCTAAAGAAGATTTAGCCGATTATGTAACCAGTTGTATCGGTATTTTGGTGGTCAGCACAACCGCCGTAATGCTGATCGTTATGGTACTGCATCACTGGATCATTAAAGTATCGGGTATTTCCCTTGATTGGTTAATCGTTGCAGTTCTTGTATCTGGATTACAATTTCTAATCAATATTCGGCTTTCCCTATGGCAAGTATCAGGTATGCCTTGGCATTATGGTGGCTTACAAATATCACGTAGCTTATTAGATGCTCTGCTTTCTTTGATTCTGGTATTAGGATTAAGCATGGCATGGCAAGGACGACTGATTGGGTACAGTACTTCACTACTTCTAATGGGTGTTATTGCCTTAGTTTGGCTTTATAACGATCAGTTTCTCAGACGCACTGATACATGGAAGATACACGCAAAAGATGCACTACGCTTTGGCATACCGCTAATTCCGCATACCATTGGTGGAATGCTCATGGTCTTAGTTGATCGAATTATTATTAATAATTTATTAGGTACAGACTCTGTGGGAGTCTATATGGTTGCTTTACAAATGGGCATGGTCATTGGATTGCTCACTGAGTCCTTTAATAAAGCATATGCTCCTTGGCTATTCAAAAATTTAGCCTCCGAAGATAAAGCGAACAAACCATCCATAGTAAAAGGAACTTACTTTTATTTTTTTGCAATTTTAGCAGTAGCAACGCTGTATGGTTTACTTATCCCGTTTGTCATGCCATTCATTGTTGGCGAAGAGTTCTTGTTATCCGGTGAGTTTATCATCTATTTGGCAATTGGCTTTGCCTTTGGTGGATGTTATTACATGGTAACGAACTACATTTTCTTTGCCAAAAGAACTGAATACCTTGCTTTAGTTACTTTTGGCAGTGGCGTATTGAATATTCCGATTACTTATATATTAGTTCAAGAGATGCAACTCAAAGGCGCAGCCGTCGCTTTCTTGATAACCAACATCATCACCTTCTTGGGGACATGGATATTATCGAATAGTGTTTACAAAATGCCTTGGCTATTCGTTAAACGTGCATCAACCATAACTTAA
- a CDS encoding DegT/DnrJ/EryC1/StrS family aminotransferase has protein sequence MDLLIDVNIALDICAKRQPFYTSARDALALCQQQGGKLWLYTGSVQTLEYNLYSTLRRDQEANETQLSKRQLHAKCLALLATFAADKQWLAALAGEGNVFAADDPEDEQLIRALDRFAPGTIKLLTRDEPLLEAHPNKTLSPEAFIEQSLQNPSTPKFEFIDLKTQQNAIRPQLEQNIHRVLQHGTYIMGPEVDLLEAKLAAYTGAKHCITVASGTEALLISLMALGIGAGDEVITTPFTFVATAEVIVLLGAKPVFVDIEPDTCNIDARLIEAKITERTKAIMPVSLYGQPAGMDEINAIAAKYNLPVIEDAAQSFGATYKGKKSCHLSTIGCTSFFPSKPLGCYGDGGAIFTDDDDIYQACREIRIHGQSRRYYHTRVGVGGRMDTLQCAIVLAKLERFDWEVEQRIALGQRYNQLMDEARIQRVQQRDDRTSVFAQYTVLVEKRSEFEARFREVGIPTAVHYPVPLNEQPAYQHLCCADCTPIAQDRAQRVMSLPMGADLIEKQQTLIAQTL, from the coding sequence ATGGATTTGTTAATTGATGTCAATATTGCATTGGACATTTGTGCCAAGCGGCAACCTTTTTACACTAGCGCCCGCGATGCGTTGGCACTGTGTCAACAACAAGGTGGCAAACTATGGCTGTATACCGGTTCTGTCCAAACCTTGGAATACAATTTATACAGTACGCTACGCCGTGATCAGGAAGCTAATGAAACTCAACTTAGCAAACGGCAACTCCACGCCAAGTGTTTAGCTTTGTTGGCAACCTTTGCGGCAGACAAACAATGGTTGGCTGCATTAGCAGGCGAAGGTAATGTATTTGCGGCAGATGATCCTGAAGATGAGCAACTCATCCGTGCGCTAGACCGATTCGCACCGGGAACAATCAAGCTATTGACCCGTGATGAGCCATTGCTGGAAGCTCACCCAAACAAAACGCTTAGCCCTGAAGCCTTTATTGAGCAAAGCCTGCAAAACCCTAGCACGCCCAAGTTTGAATTCATCGACCTGAAAACCCAGCAAAACGCGATCCGTCCACAATTGGAGCAAAATATCCATCGGGTGTTGCAGCATGGCACGTATATTATGGGGCCTGAAGTGGATCTGTTGGAAGCGAAGCTGGCTGCTTACACGGGTGCGAAGCATTGCATTACGGTGGCGAGTGGCACGGAAGCCTTGTTGATCAGCTTAATGGCGTTGGGGATTGGCGCGGGGGATGAGGTGATTACCACACCGTTTACCTTTGTGGCGACGGCTGAGGTGATTGTATTGCTGGGCGCAAAACCTGTGTTTGTGGATATTGAGCCGGATACTTGTAATATTGATGCGCGGTTGATTGAAGCTAAAATTACCGAACGGACTAAAGCGATTATGCCGGTTAGTTTGTATGGGCAACCGGCGGGTATGGATGAGATTAATGCGATTGCGGCGAAGTATAACTTGCCGGTGATTGAGGATGCGGCGCAGAGTTTCGGGGCGACGTATAAAGGTAAGAAGAGTTGTCATCTTTCCACGATTGGCTGTACCAGCTTTTTCCCTAGCAAGCCGTTGGGGTGCTACGGGGATGGTGGGGCGATTTTTACCGATGATGACGACATTTACCAAGCTTGTCGAGAGATTCGGATTCATGGGCAGAGTCGGCGTTATTACCATACCCGTGTGGGTGTCGGTGGGCGGATGGATACGCTGCAATGTGCGATTGTGTTGGCGAAGCTGGAGCGGTTTGATTGGGAAGTGGAGCAGCGGATTGCGCTGGGGCAGCGGTATAATCAGTTGATGGATGAGGCTAGGATTCAGCGGGTGCAGCAGCGGGATGATCGGACGAGTGTGTTTGCGCAGTATACGGTGTTGGTGGAGAAGCGTAGTGAGTTCGAAGCACGATTTAGGGAGGTTGGGATTCCGACAGCGGTGCATTATCCCGTGCCGTTGAATGAGCAGCCTGCTTATCAGCATTTGTGTTGTGCAGATTGTACGCCGATTGCGCAGGATAGAGCGCAGCGGGTGATGAGTTTGCCGATGGGAGCGGATTTGATAGAAAAACAACAAACTCTGATTGCCCAAACACTATGA